In Clostridia bacterium, a genomic segment contains:
- a CDS encoding 2,3-bisphosphoglycerate-independent phosphoglycerate mutase → MRKSDKFYSIIIMDGFGIAPPSAGNAILNAGTPYVDYLRATYPNTKLGASGLSVGLPDGQMGNSEVGHLNMGAGRIIYQDLTRITKSIEDGDFFTNEALVGAMKYALEKGKRLHLYGLLSDGGVHSHNTHLYALLRMAKQFGLKDVFVHCFMDGRDVSPTSGLGFIKDLEREIEAIGVGKIATVCGRFYAMDRDFAWDRNEKAYNMLTKGEGLRFRSAEEAMQDSYDRGVTDEFVLPSVVVDAEGQPVGSIQKEDAIIFFNFRPDRARQITRAFIFPVFDSFPRDEYLNPYYVCFKQYDEKFTGVDIAFKPQEYVNTFGEYVSKMGYTQLRIAETQKYAHVTFFFNGGVEAPNPNEDRVLIPSPDVATFDMKPEMSAYEVAAKACELIKGGKYDLMVLNFANCDMVGHTGIIPAAEKAVKAVDECVKQVVETVLSIGGTVLLTADHGNAEKMIADDGTPHTAHTTNLVPLILIDDAYKNVTLHEGILADIVPTLFEVMHLEQPKEMTGKSLINH, encoded by the coding sequence ATGAGAAAAAGCGACAAGTTTTACAGTATCATCATTATGGACGGTTTCGGCATTGCGCCCCCTTCCGCGGGCAATGCCATTCTCAACGCGGGCACCCCGTACGTGGACTACCTCCGCGCGACCTATCCCAACACCAAGTTGGGTGCTTCGGGCCTTTCGGTCGGTCTTCCCGACGGGCAGATGGGCAATAGCGAGGTCGGCCACCTCAACATGGGCGCGGGCCGCATCATCTATCAAGACCTTACCCGCATCACCAAGAGCATCGAGGACGGCGACTTCTTCACCAACGAGGCTTTGGTCGGCGCGATGAAGTACGCCTTGGAGAAGGGCAAGCGCCTGCACCTCTACGGCCTGCTGTCGGACGGCGGCGTACACAGCCACAACACCCACCTCTATGCGCTTCTCCGCATGGCCAAGCAATTCGGTTTGAAGGACGTCTTCGTCCATTGCTTTATGGACGGGCGCGACGTGTCCCCCACCTCGGGCTTGGGCTTCATCAAGGACTTGGAGCGCGAGATAGAGGCCATCGGCGTAGGCAAGATTGCCACCGTATGCGGCCGCTTCTACGCCATGGACCGTGATTTCGCCTGGGACCGCAACGAAAAGGCCTACAATATGCTCACCAAGGGCGAGGGCTTGCGGTTCCGTTCGGCCGAGGAAGCCATGCAAGACAGTTATGACCGCGGCGTCACGGACGAGTTCGTGCTGCCTTCCGTCGTAGTGGACGCCGAGGGTCAACCCGTCGGCAGTATCCAAAAAGAGGATGCCATCATCTTCTTCAACTTCCGTCCCGACCGCGCGCGCCAAATCACCCGCGCCTTCATCTTCCCCGTGTTCGACAGCTTCCCCCGCGACGAGTATCTCAATCCCTACTACGTTTGCTTCAAGCAGTACGACGAGAAGTTCACGGGCGTGGACATTGCGTTCAAGCCGCAGGAGTATGTCAACACCTTCGGCGAGTACGTTTCCAAGATGGGCTACACCCAACTGCGCATCGCCGAAACGCAAAAGTACGCGCACGTCACCTTCTTCTTCAACGGCGGCGTGGAAGCGCCCAACCCCAACGAGGACCGCGTGCTTATCCCCAGCCCCGACGTGGCCACTTTCGATATGAAACCCGAAATGAGCGCCTACGAAGTGGCGGCCAAGGCCTGCGAACTCATCAAGGGCGGCAAGTACGACCTTATGGTCCTCAACTTCGCCAACTGCGATATGGTCGGCCATACGGGCATCATTCCCGCGGCCGAGAAAGCCGTCAAGGCCGTTGACGAGTGCGTCAAGCAAGTGGTGGAGACGGTTTTGTCCATCGGCGGCACGGTCTTACTCACCGCCGATCACGGCAACGCCGAGAAGATGATCGCCGACGACGGCACGCCCCATACGGCGCACACCACCAATTTGGTGCCCCTTATCCTCATCGACGACGCTTATAAGAACGTCACCTTGCACGAGGGCATTTTGGCCGACATCGTGCCCACCTTATTCGAGGTAATGCATCTCGAACAGCCCAAAGAAATGACGGGCAAGTCCCTCATCAATCATTAA
- a CDS encoding triose-phosphate isomerase — MARKPIIAGNWKMNNNIAQTKALITDLIPLVADAKCDVVICTPYTSLATAVEMCKGTNIKVGSENVHWAEKGAFTGEISANMLVELGVEYAIVGHSERRTYFGETDKTVNQRVKAALAAGLKVILCVGETLEEREAGITAEVVRRQTKIAFTDIAKEELENVVIAYEPVWAIGTGKTATAQDANDTIKIIRDCMAELYCPKCAENLVRIQYGGSMNAKNASELMAMPEIDGGLIGGASLKAEDFNKVVHF, encoded by the coding sequence ATGGCAAGAAAACCCATTATCGCAGGCAACTGGAAAATGAACAACAACATCGCCCAAACCAAGGCTCTCATCACCGATTTGATTCCCTTGGTGGCGGACGCCAAGTGCGACGTCGTCATCTGCACCCCATACACCTCGTTGGCCACGGCCGTCGAAATGTGCAAAGGCACCAACATCAAGGTCGGTTCCGAGAACGTGCATTGGGCCGAGAAGGGCGCCTTCACGGGTGAGATCAGCGCCAACATGCTGGTGGAGTTGGGCGTCGAATACGCCATCGTCGGCCACAGCGAGCGCCGCACCTACTTCGGCGAGACGGACAAGACCGTCAACCAACGCGTCAAAGCCGCTTTGGCCGCAGGTCTCAAAGTCATTCTCTGCGTAGGCGAAACGTTGGAAGAGCGCGAGGCGGGCATCACGGCCGAGGTCGTGCGCCGTCAGACCAAGATCGCCTTCACCGACATTGCCAAAGAGGAGTTGGAGAACGTAGTCATCGCCTACGAGCCCGTGTGGGCCATCGGCACCGGCAAGACCGCCACCGCCCAAGACGCCAACGACACCATCAAGATCATTCGTGACTGCATGGCCGAGTTGTACTGCCCCAAGTGCGCCGAGAACCTCGTGCGCATCCAATACGGCGGCAGCATGAACGCCAAGAACGCGTCCGAATTGATGGCCATGCCCGAGATCGACGGCGGCCTCATCGGCGGCGCTTCCCTCAAGGCCGAGGACTTCAACAAGGTTGTTCACTTCTGA
- the pgk gene encoding phosphoglycerate kinase: protein MNKLTVKDVDVKGKRCLVRVDFNVPMKDGVITDENRINGALPTIEYLIGQGAKVILCSHMGKPHNVLNDKIKLNKKEQKAVDALPQEEQEAAKAEFIEKAKKDKQKFSLRPVAVRLSEKLGKPVTFAEDVVGPSADAAVAAMKDGDVVLLENTRFEAGEEKRDEALCKKLASYCDVYVNDAFGTAHRSHATTAAIVEYGFVKTAVCGFLIEKELSVMAATLENPVRPFVAVLGGAKIADKLNVISNLLEKCDSLIIGGGMAYTFLKAQGLDVGKSMVDDEKIGYCLDMIEKAKKLGKKLYLPVDTVVAKEFPNPIDAPIEVKTVDSTAIPSDMEGLDIGEKTRKIYADVIKSAKSVVWNGPMGVFENPTLAAGTKAVAQAMADTDAITIIGGGDSAAAVAQMGFADKMTHISTGGGASLELFEGKVLPGIACLNDKK, encoded by the coding sequence ATGAACAAACTCACAGTAAAAGACGTAGACGTCAAAGGTAAACGCTGTTTGGTGCGCGTGGATTTCAACGTGCCTATGAAAGACGGCGTCATCACGGATGAGAACCGTATCAACGGCGCTTTGCCCACCATCGAGTATTTGATCGGTCAGGGTGCCAAGGTCATTCTTTGCTCGCACATGGGCAAGCCTCACAACGTCCTCAACGACAAGATCAAGCTCAACAAGAAAGAGCAAAAGGCCGTGGACGCGCTGCCCCAAGAGGAGCAAGAGGCCGCCAAAGCCGAGTTCATCGAGAAGGCCAAGAAGGACAAGCAAAAGTTCTCTCTCCGTCCCGTCGCCGTGCGCCTTTCGGAGAAGTTGGGCAAGCCCGTCACGTTCGCCGAGGACGTGGTCGGCCCCTCCGCCGACGCGGCCGTTGCCGCTATGAAAGACGGCGACGTCGTTTTGCTGGAGAACACCCGTTTCGAAGCGGGCGAGGAGAAGCGTGACGAGGCCCTTTGCAAGAAGTTGGCTTCCTACTGCGACGTGTACGTCAACGACGCGTTCGGCACGGCGCACCGTTCGCACGCCACCACCGCGGCCATCGTCGAGTACGGTTTCGTCAAGACGGCCGTGTGCGGCTTCCTCATCGAGAAAGAGTTGTCCGTCATGGCGGCGACGTTGGAAAATCCCGTCCGTCCCTTCGTGGCGGTTTTGGGCGGCGCCAAGATTGCCGACAAACTCAACGTCATCAGCAATTTGTTGGAGAAATGCGACAGCCTCATCATCGGCGGCGGCATGGCCTACACCTTCCTCAAGGCGCAGGGCTTGGACGTCGGCAAGAGCATGGTAGACGACGAGAAGATCGGCTACTGCTTGGATATGATCGAAAAGGCCAAGAAGTTGGGCAAGAAACTCTACCTGCCCGTGGACACCGTGGTCGCCAAGGAGTTCCCCAACCCCATCGACGCCCCCATCGAGGTCAAGACCGTAGATTCCACCGCCATTCCTTCGGATATGGAAGGCTTGGATATCGGCGAGAAGACGCGCAAGATCTACGCCGACGTCATCAAGAGCGCCAAGTCCGTCGTGTGGAACGGTCCTATGGGCGTGTTTGAGAATCCCACCTTGGCCGCCGGCACCAAAGCCGTGGCGCAAGCCATGGCCGACACCGACGCCATCACCATCATCGGCGGCGGCGATTCCGCGGCAGCCGTGGCGCAGATGGGCTTCGCCGACAAGATGACGCACATTTCTACGGGCGGCGGCGCGTCGTTGGAGCTGTTCGAAGGCAAAGTCCTTCCCGGCATTGCGTGCTTGAACGACAAAAAATAG